A section of the Rhizobium sp. Pop5 genome encodes:
- the infC gene encoding translation initiation factor IF-3 → MRRPFKTDAPVKDGPRSNREIRIPKVQLIAADGQNMGIVPTDQALRMAEEAGLDLVEISPNAEPPVCKILDLGKLKYANQKKAAEARKKQKIVEVKEIKMRPNIDTHDYEVKMKAMGRFFDEGDKVKVTLKFRGREMAHQELGMKLLQQVKADTTEIAKVEAEPKLEGRQMMMVLAPK, encoded by the coding sequence ATTCGCAGACCTTTTAAGACCGATGCGCCCGTGAAGGACGGCCCGCGCTCGAACCGTGAAATCCGCATTCCCAAAGTTCAGCTGATCGCGGCTGACGGACAGAATATGGGCATCGTGCCCACCGACCAGGCCTTGAGAATGGCTGAGGAAGCCGGCCTCGATCTTGTCGAGATTTCCCCCAATGCCGAACCGCCGGTGTGCAAGATCCTCGATCTGGGCAAGCTGAAATATGCCAACCAGAAGAAGGCCGCCGAGGCGCGCAAGAAGCAGAAGATCGTCGAAGTCAAAGAAATCAAGATGCGCCCGAACATCGACACCCATGACTATGAGGTGAAGATGAAGGCAATGGGCCGCTTCTTCGACGAAGGCGACAAGGTGAAGGTGACGCTGAAGTTCCGCGGCCGTGAAATGGCCCACCAGGAACTCGGGATGAAACTGCTGCAGCAGGTCAAGGCCGATACGACCGAGATCGCCAAGGTTGAAGCCGAGCCCAAGCTAGAAGGCCGCCAGATGATGATGGTGCTGGCGCCGAAGTGA
- the rpmI gene encoding 50S ribosomal protein L35, giving the protein MPKMKTKSSAKKRFKITATGKVKAAAAGKRHGMIKRTNKFIRDARGTMVLAEPDGRKVIKNYLPNGL; this is encoded by the coding sequence ATGCCCAAGATGAAGACGAAGTCCTCTGCCAAGAAGCGGTTCAAGATCACCGCAACCGGCAAGGTCAAGGCTGCCGCTGCCGGCAAGCGCCATGGCATGATCAAGCGTACCAACAAGTTCATTCGCGATGCACGTGGCACCATGGTTCTCGCAGAACCGGATGGCCGCAAGGTTATCAAGAATTACCTGCCGAACGGTCTCTGA
- the rplT gene encoding 50S ribosomal protein L20, whose amino-acid sequence MARVKRGVTAHAKHKKVLKAAKGFYGRRKNTIRTAKAAVDRSKQYAYRDRKVNKRNFRALWIQRINAAVREFGLTYGRFIDGLNKAGIEVDRKVLSDMAIHEPEAFGALVNAAKKALEYLKETGTANEFEGAVR is encoded by the coding sequence ATGGCACGTGTAAAAAGAGGCGTCACCGCCCACGCCAAGCACAAGAAGGTTCTGAAGGCTGCAAAGGGCTTTTACGGCCGCCGCAAGAACACCATCCGTACTGCAAAGGCTGCTGTCGACCGTTCGAAGCAGTACGCTTACCGCGACCGCAAGGTCAACAAGCGCAACTTCCGTGCGCTCTGGATCCAGCGCATTAACGCTGCTGTGCGCGAATTCGGCCTGACCTACGGCCGCTTCATCGACGGCCTGAACAAGGCTGGCATCGAAGTCGACCGCAAGGTTCTCTCCGACATGGCGATCCACGAGCCGGAAGCATTCGGCGCGCTTGTGAACGCTGCCAAGAAGGCCCTTGAGTACCTCAAGGAAACCGGCACGGCTAACGAGTTTGAAGGCGCGGTTCGGTAA
- the pheS gene encoding phenylalanine--tRNA ligase subunit alpha: MSDIDQLKSSLLAEISAAGDEPALEAVRVSALGKKGSVSELLKTLGAMTPEERQTRGAAINALKNEVTDAIAERKSVLKMAAVNARLKAETVDVSLPVRSSPAERGRIHPISQIVDEITAIFADMGFSIAEGPDIETDYYNFTALNFPEGHPAREMHDTFFFNPDENGERKVLRTHTSPVQIRTMEAQKPPIRIIIPGKTYRQDSDATHSPMFHQVEGLVIDKKANVANIRWVLEEFCKTFFEVDSVTMRFRPSFFPFTEPSFEVDIQCDRSGPIVKFGEGTDWMEILGCGMVHPNVLRYGGLDPDEYQGFAWGMGLDRIAMLKYGMPDLRDFFNADVRWMTHYGFRPLDMPTLFGGLSV, from the coding sequence ATGTCAGATATCGACCAGCTTAAATCCTCCTTGCTTGCCGAAATTTCCGCCGCCGGTGATGAGCCCGCGCTCGAAGCCGTGCGGGTGTCCGCGCTCGGCAAGAAGGGCTCGGTCTCCGAACTGCTGAAGACGCTCGGCGCCATGACGCCGGAGGAACGCCAAACCCGGGGCGCGGCGATCAACGCCCTGAAGAACGAGGTGACGGACGCCATTGCCGAGCGCAAATCGGTGCTGAAGATGGCAGCGGTCAATGCACGTCTGAAGGCCGAAACGGTCGATGTCAGCCTGCCAGTGCGATCCTCGCCCGCCGAGCGCGGCCGCATTCATCCGATCAGCCAGATCGTCGACGAGATCACCGCAATCTTCGCCGACATGGGTTTCTCGATCGCCGAAGGCCCCGATATCGAGACCGATTACTACAATTTCACGGCTCTGAACTTCCCGGAAGGACACCCGGCTCGCGAGATGCACGACACGTTCTTCTTCAATCCGGATGAGAATGGTGAGCGCAAGGTGCTGCGCACGCATACCTCGCCGGTGCAGATCCGCACCATGGAAGCTCAGAAGCCGCCGATCCGCATCATCATCCCGGGCAAGACCTACCGCCAGGACTCGGATGCGACGCATTCGCCGATGTTCCATCAGGTCGAAGGCCTCGTCATCGACAAGAAGGCCAATGTCGCCAACATCCGCTGGGTGCTCGAGGAATTCTGCAAGACCTTCTTCGAGGTCGACAGCGTGACGATGCGTTTCCGCCCGTCCTTCTTCCCCTTCACCGAGCCCTCTTTCGAGGTCGATATCCAGTGCGACCGCTCCGGTCCGATCGTCAAGTTCGGCGAAGGCACGGACTGGATGGAGATCCTCGGTTGCGGCATGGTCCATCCGAACGTGCTGCGTTACGGCGGGCTCGATCCGGACGAATATCAGGGCTTTGCCTGGGGCATGGGCCTCGACCGCATCGCCATGCTGAAATACGGCATGCCTGACCTGCGCGACTTCTTCAACGCCGACGTCCGCTGGATGACGCATTACGGCTTCCGCCCGCTCGACATGCCGACGCTGTTCGGCGGCCTGAGCGTTTAA
- a CDS encoding nuclear transport factor 2 family protein translates to MSDRQAVEKTVHLYVEGMAFANEAALKKAFHPKSSIIGYYQNAVEWLTRDEFIAAILAEEPAPPGTQPFMDIQSVDVEGDAASVKVTDDFAGMRFTDYLSLLKIEGRWTIVSKLYHLHM, encoded by the coding sequence ATGTCGGACAGGCAGGCAGTCGAAAAGACGGTTCATCTCTATGTCGAAGGCATGGCCTTCGCCAATGAGGCAGCCTTGAAAAAGGCCTTTCACCCCAAAAGCTCGATCATCGGCTATTACCAGAATGCCGTCGAATGGCTGACGCGGGACGAATTCATCGCCGCGATCCTTGCCGAGGAGCCGGCTCCACCCGGCACGCAGCCCTTCATGGACATCCAGAGCGTCGATGTCGAAGGCGATGCGGCAAGCGTCAAAGTCACCGACGATTTCGCCGGAATGCGTTTTACCGATTATCTCTCGCTGCTGAAGATCGAAGGCCGATGGACGATCGTCAGCAAGCTCTACCATCTTCACATGTGA
- a CDS encoding aldo/keto reductase, translating into MKTRNLGNDLTVSAVGLGCMGMSFAYGASDEAESIRTLHRAIDLGVTFFDTAEVYGPFTNEILLGRALKPFRERVVIATKFGFKIDTSQKGADAIAGVDSRPEHVREVAEASLKRLGIETIDLLYQHRVDPNVPIEETVGAMAELVREGKVRALGLSEAGSATIRRAHAVHPIAALQSEYSLWSRDPEEDVLATCRELGIGFVPYSPLGRGFLTGAIRKVDDLAADDFRRQVPRFQAENFDANAALVIALEDLAAEKGVTAAQLALAWVLSRGDDTVPIPGARKIHHLEQNAAAADITLSAAELEQLDEAIPAAQVAGKRYSDASLAMTNL; encoded by the coding sequence ATGAAAACCCGAAATCTCGGAAACGATCTCACCGTCTCTGCCGTCGGCCTTGGCTGCATGGGAATGAGCTTTGCCTATGGCGCCAGCGATGAAGCGGAATCCATCAGGACCCTGCATCGCGCCATCGATCTCGGCGTCACCTTCTTCGACACCGCCGAAGTCTACGGCCCATTCACCAACGAGATTCTCCTCGGAAGAGCGTTGAAGCCGTTCCGCGAGCGCGTGGTGATCGCCACCAAATTCGGTTTCAAGATCGATACCAGCCAGAAGGGTGCAGACGCCATCGCCGGCGTTGACAGCCGCCCCGAGCATGTGCGGGAAGTCGCCGAGGCCTCGTTGAAGCGCCTCGGCATCGAAACCATCGACTTGCTCTACCAGCACAGGGTCGACCCCAACGTGCCGATCGAGGAGACGGTCGGCGCCATGGCCGAACTGGTAAGAGAAGGCAAGGTCCGTGCGCTCGGCCTCTCGGAAGCCGGCAGCGCCACCATCCGCCGCGCGCATGCGGTCCATCCGATCGCTGCACTGCAGAGCGAATATTCGCTTTGGTCGCGCGATCCCGAAGAGGATGTGCTTGCCACCTGCCGTGAACTCGGCATCGGCTTCGTACCCTACAGTCCGCTCGGCCGCGGCTTCCTGACCGGGGCGATCCGCAAGGTCGACGATCTCGCCGCCGACGATTTCCGCCGGCAGGTGCCACGGTTCCAGGCCGAGAATTTCGACGCCAACGCGGCCCTCGTCATCGCACTCGAAGATCTTGCCGCCGAGAAAGGCGTGACGGCCGCGCAGCTGGCGCTGGCCTGGGTGCTGAGCCGAGGCGACGATACGGTTCCGATCCCCGGCGCCCGCAAGATCCATCATCTCGAACAGAATGCCGCCGCCGCCGATATCACGCTCAGCGCTGCGGAACTCGAGCAGCTCGATGAAGCGATTCCGGCAGCACAGGTGGCGGGAAAACGCTATTCGGACGCCTCGCTTGCCATGACGAACCTCTGA
- a CDS encoding LysR family transcriptional regulator, with the protein MNRTQLSQLAVLAAVSEHRSFRAAAKELLVAPSAVSHAISSLEESLGVRLLARTTRSVAPTEEGRLLLERLRPALEEIGIAIEAVNDTRGKPAGNLRITAPRFASDILLAPRLGDFLNLYPDITLEVANEDGFTDIVKEGFDAGIRLEESLEADMIAVRISPNLTTVIAASPEYFERYPKPEHPRDLVRHRCIKRRFTNGSIYRWEFEKDGQELIVAIDGPLIVSEDRLALLAALNGAGLAYLFDMRVHTELAAGRLVRVLEDWCAPYPGPFLYYPTRRQMRPALRAFIDFFRYAEREMGGR; encoded by the coding sequence ATGAACAGGACACAGCTTTCCCAACTCGCCGTTCTCGCCGCCGTCTCGGAGCATCGCAGTTTCCGGGCTGCGGCCAAGGAGCTTCTCGTCGCCCCCTCGGCGGTCAGTCATGCAATCTCGAGCCTGGAAGAAAGTCTTGGTGTCAGGCTTCTGGCGCGCACGACCCGCAGCGTCGCGCCGACCGAGGAAGGCCGTCTGCTTCTCGAAAGGCTCCGCCCCGCGCTGGAGGAGATCGGCATTGCGATCGAGGCGGTCAACGATACGCGCGGCAAACCGGCGGGAAACCTCCGCATCACCGCGCCACGCTTCGCCTCCGATATTCTCCTCGCACCGCGGCTTGGCGATTTTCTCAACCTCTATCCCGATATCACGCTGGAGGTCGCCAATGAGGACGGCTTCACCGATATAGTCAAGGAAGGTTTCGATGCCGGCATCCGGCTGGAGGAGAGTCTGGAGGCTGATATGATCGCGGTCAGGATCTCGCCCAATCTGACGACGGTCATCGCCGCCTCGCCGGAATATTTCGAGCGCTATCCGAAACCCGAGCACCCCCGAGATCTCGTCCGCCACCGCTGCATCAAGCGACGCTTCACCAATGGTTCCATCTATCGCTGGGAATTCGAAAAAGACGGCCAGGAACTGATCGTCGCGATCGATGGGCCGCTGATTGTTAGCGAGGATCGCCTGGCTCTTCTTGCGGCGCTGAATGGCGCCGGACTTGCCTATCTCTTCGACATGCGGGTGCATACCGAGCTGGCGGCCGGGAGGCTTGTGCGAGTGCTGGAGGACTGGTGCGCGCCCTATCCCGGGCCGTTTCTCTATTATCCGACCCGGCGGCAGATGCGGCCGGCGCTGCGCGCCTTTATCGATTTTTTCAGATATGCCGAAAGGGAGATGGGCGGCCGGTAA
- a CDS encoding ferritin-like domain-containing protein produces the protein MAKEKTLEDLFYDTLKDIYFAERQILRALPKMARAAQSSELKAGFEKHREQTEGHVERLQQVFDKIGKRAQGKTCEAIQGIIAEGEEIIDEFKGTQALDAGLISAAQAVEHYEIARYGTLKTWAATLGLKDVVGLLDQTLQEEAATDKILSQLATTAANQKAKAA, from the coding sequence ATGGCCAAGGAAAAGACGTTGGAAGATCTCTTCTACGACACGCTGAAGGACATCTATTTTGCCGAACGGCAGATACTGCGCGCTCTGCCGAAGATGGCGCGCGCGGCGCAATCCTCCGAACTGAAGGCGGGCTTCGAGAAACACCGCGAGCAAACCGAAGGCCACGTCGAGCGCCTGCAGCAGGTTTTCGACAAGATCGGCAAACGCGCCCAGGGCAAGACCTGCGAGGCGATCCAGGGCATTATCGCCGAAGGCGAGGAAATCATCGATGAGTTCAAGGGCACGCAGGCGCTGGATGCCGGCCTGATCTCGGCTGCCCAGGCCGTCGAGCATTATGAAATCGCTCGCTACGGTACACTGAAGACCTGGGCCGCGACGCTCGGCCTCAAGGATGTCGTCGGCCTACTCGACCAGACCCTGCAGGAGGAAGCAGCGACCGACAAGATCCTCTCCCAGCTCGCCACCACGGCGGCAAACCAGAAGGCGAAGGCTGCCTGA
- a CDS encoding GNAT family N-acetyltransferase: MTVTIRDARPEDEARWRELWAAYLAFYEVTVDADITDQTWRRVFDPASAIAMRVAEVDGRVIGFALYLTHEGTWIRGRDCYLEDLFVDPDARGKGVGRALMDDLIALSKAKGWSRLYWHTSEGNKTARALYDSYVESDGHIRYRISF; encoded by the coding sequence ATGACCGTAACGATACGCGATGCCCGCCCGGAAGACGAAGCCCGCTGGCGCGAACTCTGGGCGGCCTATCTTGCCTTTTACGAAGTGACTGTCGATGCCGATATCACCGATCAGACATGGCGCCGGGTCTTCGATCCGGCCTCGGCAATCGCCATGCGCGTCGCCGAAGTCGACGGCCGGGTGATCGGTTTTGCGCTCTACCTTACCCATGAGGGCACCTGGATCCGCGGCAGGGACTGCTATCTCGAAGATCTTTTCGTCGATCCCGATGCACGTGGAAAAGGCGTCGGGCGGGCGCTGATGGACGATCTCATCGCGCTCAGCAAGGCGAAGGGGTGGTCGCGGCTCTATTGGCATACGAGCGAAGGGAATAAGACGGCCCGGGCGCTCTACGACAGCTATGTCGAAAGCGACGGCCATATCCGCTACCGCATCAGCTTTTGA
- a CDS encoding aldo/keto reductase produces MEMRRLGKTGLSISPIVFGGNVFGWTADEKTSFAILDAFFDAGFNTIDTADVYSAWVPGNKGGDSEEIIGRWLKQSGISRDKAVIITKVGSDMGQGKTLKESYVLKAVEDSLRRLQTDHIDLYLSHWPDADTPHEETLGAFAKLKQQGKIRAIGCSNYDAALLQASFDAAEKAGLPRYDVLQPEYNLYERASFEGPLAALCIRQDIGVITYFSLAAGFLTGKYRSKADTEGRAREGRVSQYLDAKGLRILAALDQVSAETGAKPAEISLAWLLRKKGVTAPIASATSLSQLESLVKSATLSLSQEAMALLDEAGA; encoded by the coding sequence ATGGAAATGCGCCGGCTTGGAAAAACAGGTCTTTCGATCTCGCCGATCGTCTTCGGCGGCAATGTCTTCGGCTGGACGGCCGATGAGAAAACATCCTTCGCCATTCTCGATGCCTTCTTCGATGCGGGCTTCAACACGATCGATACAGCCGACGTCTATTCCGCCTGGGTTCCCGGCAACAAGGGCGGCGATTCCGAGGAAATTATCGGGCGCTGGCTGAAGCAATCGGGGATTTCCCGCGACAAGGCCGTCATCATCACCAAGGTCGGTTCGGACATGGGACAGGGGAAGACGCTGAAGGAAAGCTATGTCCTGAAAGCTGTCGAGGATTCTCTGCGCCGGCTGCAAACGGATCACATCGACCTCTATCTCTCGCATTGGCCCGATGCAGATACGCCGCACGAGGAGACACTCGGCGCCTTTGCCAAGCTGAAGCAGCAGGGTAAGATCCGCGCTATCGGTTGCTCGAACTATGATGCGGCGCTGCTTCAAGCTTCCTTCGACGCCGCCGAGAAGGCCGGGCTGCCGCGATACGACGTGCTGCAGCCGGAATACAATCTTTACGAACGGGCGAGCTTCGAAGGGCCGCTTGCGGCGCTCTGCATCAGGCAGGATATCGGCGTCATCACCTATTTCAGCCTCGCAGCCGGTTTCCTCACGGGCAAATACCGCAGCAAGGCCGATACGGAAGGCCGCGCCCGCGAAGGCCGCGTTTCACAATATCTCGATGCAAAGGGCCTGCGCATTCTCGCCGCGCTTGATCAGGTTTCGGCCGAGACCGGCGCCAAGCCCGCGGAAATCTCGCTTGCCTGGCTCTTACGCAAAAAGGGCGTGACTGCGCCGATTGCCAGCGCGACCAGTCTTTCGCAGCTTGAAAGCCTGGTGAAATCGGCGACACTTTCCCTTTCTCAGGAAGCGATGGCGCTGCTCGATGAAGCCGGTGCCTGA
- a CDS encoding Gfo/Idh/MocA family protein gives MLRFGIISTAKIGRDNVVPAIQDAENCVVTAIASRDLARAREMADRFSVPHAFGSYEEMLASDTIDAVYIPLPTSQHIEWSIKAADAGKHVLCEKPLALKASDIDAVIAARDRNKVVVTEAYMITYSPVWQKVRALIDEGTIGSLRHVQGAFTYFNRDPANMRNVPELGGGGLPDIGVYPVMSTRFSTGKEPLRVQAITERDPDFGTDVYSSVKADFGDFELSFYISTQMANRQVMVFHGTDGYIEVKSPFNANRWGPEEIELADRSHNESRIFRFQDSRQYRREVEAFARAVKNGKEEIVTLENSKLNQKVIDAIYRASEKDGWEAV, from the coding sequence ATGTTGCGTTTCGGTATCATTTCAACGGCTAAGATCGGCCGCGACAACGTCGTTCCAGCAATTCAGGACGCGGAAAACTGTGTCGTTACCGCAATCGCCAGCCGCGACCTGGCGCGTGCACGGGAGATGGCAGACCGCTTCTCGGTGCCGCATGCCTTCGGCTCCTATGAGGAGATGCTGGCCTCCGACACCATCGACGCCGTCTATATTCCGCTGCCCACCTCGCAGCATATCGAATGGTCGATCAAGGCAGCCGATGCCGGCAAGCACGTGCTCTGCGAGAAGCCGCTGGCGCTGAAGGCGAGCGATATCGACGCCGTGATCGCCGCCCGGGACCGCAACAAGGTGGTGGTCACCGAAGCCTATATGATCACCTATTCGCCGGTCTGGCAGAAGGTGCGTGCGTTGATCGACGAGGGTACGATCGGTTCGCTCCGGCATGTGCAGGGCGCCTTCACCTATTTCAACCGCGATCCCGCCAATATGCGCAACGTTCCCGAGCTCGGCGGCGGCGGCCTTCCGGACATCGGCGTCTATCCCGTCATGAGCACGCGCTTTTCCACCGGCAAGGAGCCCCTCCGGGTCCAGGCGATCACCGAGCGCGATCCGGATTTCGGCACGGATGTCTATTCGAGCGTCAAGGCCGATTTCGGCGATTTCGAGCTGAGCTTCTATATCTCTACGCAGATGGCCAACCGCCAGGTCATGGTCTTCCATGGCACCGATGGCTACATCGAGGTGAAGTCGCCGTTCAATGCCAATCGCTGGGGACCGGAAGAGATCGAGCTTGCGGACCGCAGCCACAATGAATCGCGCATCTTCCGCTTCCAGGACAGCCGCCAGTACAGACGTGAGGTCGAGGCCTTCGCCCGGGCGGTGAAGAATGGCAAGGAAGAGATCGTCACGCTCGAAAATTCGAAGCTGAATCAGAAGGTGATCGACGCGATCTATCGGGCCAGCGAGAAGGACGGCTGGGAGGCGGTCTGA
- a CDS encoding GtrA family protein: protein MKKLVRFAIAGGIGFLIDAGLLSALLALTPLGPFLARLIAIAFAMAATWAFNRSFTFDRSGRSLAAEGFRYGSVGVTAALVNYGLYSALLLSLPTLQPLAAMVIATFASMIFSFFGYSRFVFRAE, encoded by the coding sequence ATGAAGAAACTCGTCCGCTTCGCGATCGCCGGCGGCATCGGCTTCCTCATCGATGCCGGCCTCCTGTCGGCGCTGCTTGCGCTGACGCCGCTCGGGCCTTTCCTGGCGCGGCTCATCGCAATCGCCTTCGCCATGGCGGCGACCTGGGCTTTCAACCGGAGCTTCACCTTCGATCGCTCCGGCCGTTCGCTTGCTGCTGAAGGCTTCCGCTACGGTTCGGTCGGCGTGACGGCAGCCCTCGTCAATTACGGGCTTTATTCCGCCCTTCTGCTGTCGCTGCCGACACTTCAGCCGCTCGCGGCGATGGTGATCGCCACCTTCGCCTCGATGATTTTCAGCTTCTTCGGATATTCGCGCTTCGTCTTCCGCGCAGAATGA
- a CDS encoding glycosyltransferase: MARSRTDNLAIAVLLPCYNEASTIGAVVRGFRATLPDAAIHVYDNNSTDGTALQAMLAGAHVVRERRQGKGHVVRRMFADIEADIYIMADGDGTYAPADAEELVRTLLTERADMVVGTRRGVHADAGRQGHALGNRLFNLLYRTIFGPDFSDIFSGYRAFSRRFVKSFPAVSGGFEIETEMSVHASRLKLPVSELELDYGRRPDGSHSKLSTFRDGGKILWMFAMLMKETRPFAFFSTISAAFMLASLGFMTPVLAEYFQTGLVSRMPTWVLSMALMMISFMLFTAGVILDSVARARAEQLRIHYMSLVTPSAAKPPIGETTPAPRTGRGKADAA; the protein is encoded by the coding sequence ATGGCCCGATCGCGTACCGATAATCTTGCTATAGCCGTTCTGCTTCCCTGCTATAACGAGGCGTCGACCATCGGCGCTGTCGTGCGGGGTTTCCGGGCGACGCTGCCGGATGCCGCGATCCACGTCTACGACAACAATTCCACCGATGGGACCGCACTGCAGGCGATGCTTGCCGGCGCGCATGTTGTGCGCGAGCGGCGCCAAGGCAAGGGTCACGTCGTGCGCCGCATGTTTGCCGACATCGAGGCTGACATCTACATCATGGCCGACGGGGACGGGACCTATGCCCCTGCCGATGCCGAGGAACTGGTGCGCACGCTTCTGACGGAGCGCGCCGACATGGTTGTGGGAACGCGCCGCGGCGTGCATGCTGACGCCGGTCGCCAGGGCCATGCACTCGGCAACCGGCTTTTCAACCTTCTCTACCGAACGATATTCGGCCCTGATTTCAGCGACATCTTTTCCGGCTACCGCGCTTTTTCCCGCCGCTTCGTCAAGAGTTTCCCGGCTGTATCAGGCGGCTTCGAGATCGAAACCGAAATGTCCGTACACGCCTCCCGGCTGAAACTACCTGTCAGCGAGCTGGAGCTCGACTATGGGCGCCGGCCGGACGGATCGCATTCCAAGCTTTCGACTTTTCGTGACGGCGGCAAAATCCTCTGGATGTTTGCGATGCTGATGAAGGAAACACGGCCCTTCGCCTTCTTCAGCACGATCAGCGCCGCCTTCATGCTGGCAAGCCTCGGCTTCATGACGCCGGTGCTGGCGGAATATTTCCAGACGGGCCTCGTCAGCCGCATGCCGACCTGGGTGCTGTCGATGGCGCTGATGATGATCTCCTTCATGCTGTTTACCGCGGGCGTCATCCTCGATTCCGTGGCGCGCGCCCGCGCCGAGCAGCTGCGTATCCACTATATGAGCCTGGTGACGCCGAGCGCGGCAAAACCGCCGATCGGCGAAACCACGCCTGCACCCCGCACCGGCCGCGGCAAGGCGGATGCGGCATGA
- the xseA gene encoding exodeoxyribonuclease VII large subunit, with protein sequence MSNVFDSDSPTNLAEYSVSELSGSIKRTVETAFDQVRVRGEISGYRGPHSSGHAYFSLKDDRARIDAVIWKGTFSRLKFRPEEGMEVIATGKVTTFPGSSKYQIVIETLEPAGAGALMALIEERKRKLGAEGLFDAARKKRLPFMPKVIGVVTSPTGAVIRDILHRISDRFPVHVIVWPVKVQGEGSGEEVANAIRGFNALEPAGAIPRPDVLIVARGGGSLEDLWSFNDEIVVRAAAESRIPLISAVGHETDWTLIDYAADVRAPTPTGAAEMAVPVKAELEAQAAALAARLQGCMNRQMDQRRQSVRALMRALPSLDQLLALPRRRFDEAAAGLGRGLELNTINKRRGFERVASHLRPDVLSNRIAERRQLLNERIARAERTVERLLDRSKSRIDRAEAILASLPARLKTQTDRGRERLGNLSRHADTAIRHQLTRARGELSAQDRVLQSLSYKNVLKRGYAVIRDEDNRPVSQAAALSAGMGIAIEFADGRVGAMTTEGGVPPAGAKKRSAKPADPPKQGSLF encoded by the coding sequence ATGAGCAACGTCTTCGACAGCGATTCGCCGACCAACCTTGCCGAATATTCGGTTTCGGAACTTTCCGGCTCCATCAAGCGCACCGTCGAAACGGCTTTCGACCAGGTTCGCGTGCGCGGCGAGATTTCAGGCTATCGCGGGCCGCACTCCTCGGGACATGCCTATTTCTCGCTGAAGGACGATCGCGCCCGCATCGACGCCGTCATCTGGAAGGGCACCTTCTCGCGCCTGAAGTTCCGCCCGGAGGAGGGGATGGAAGTGATCGCCACCGGCAAGGTCACCACCTTCCCGGGCTCTTCGAAATATCAGATCGTCATCGAGACGCTGGAGCCGGCCGGCGCCGGCGCGCTGATGGCGCTGATCGAGGAGCGCAAGCGCAAGCTCGGCGCGGAAGGCCTGTTCGACGCAGCCCGCAAGAAGCGGCTGCCTTTCATGCCCAAGGTGATCGGCGTCGTCACTTCGCCGACCGGCGCCGTCATCCGCGATATCCTGCATCGCATCTCCGATCGTTTTCCGGTCCATGTCATCGTCTGGCCGGTGAAGGTTCAGGGGGAGGGGTCCGGCGAGGAGGTGGCGAATGCTATCCGAGGCTTCAACGCGCTGGAGCCGGCAGGCGCGATCCCGCGGCCTGACGTGCTGATCGTCGCGCGCGGTGGCGGCAGCCTGGAAGATCTCTGGAGCTTCAACGACGAGATCGTGGTGCGCGCGGCAGCAGAGAGCCGGATACCGCTGATTTCGGCCGTCGGCCACGAGACGGACTGGACGCTGATCGATTATGCCGCCGACGTGCGCGCGCCGACCCCAACAGGGGCTGCGGAAATGGCGGTGCCTGTCAAGGCCGAGCTCGAAGCACAGGCGGCCGCTCTTGCTGCCCGCCTGCAGGGCTGCATGAACCGGCAGATGGATCAGCGTCGTCAGTCCGTGCGCGCGCTGATGCGGGCATTGCCGTCGCTCGATCAGCTTCTCGCTTTGCCGCGCCGGCGTTTTGATGAGGCGGCTGCAGGCCTCGGCCGCGGGCTGGAGCTCAACACCATCAACAAGCGACGCGGCTTCGAGCGCGTCGCCTCGCATCTACGCCCTGATGTGCTCTCCAATCGCATTGCCGAGCGTCGCCAGCTTCTGAACGAGCGGATAGCGCGGGCCGAACGCACCGTCGAACGCCTGCTCGATCGCTCGAAATCCCGCATCGACCGCGCCGAGGCCATCCTCGCCTCGCTGCCCGCGCGGCTGAAGACCCAGACCGACCGCGGCCGCGAGCGGCTTGGCAATCTTTCGCGCCATGCCGATACGGCGATCCGCCATCAGCTGACGCGTGCGCGCGGCGAGCTTTCCGCGCAGGATCGCGTGCTGCAGTCGCTCTCCTATAAAAACGTGCTGAAGCGCGGCTATGCCGTCATTCGCGATGAGGACAACAGGCCGGTCTCCCAGGCGGCGGCTCTCTCTGCCGGCATGGGCATCGCCATCGAGTTCGCCGACGGCCGCGTCGGCGCCATGACTACGGAAGGCGGCGTCCCGCCCGCCGGCGCCAAGAAGCGCAGTGCAAAACCCGCAGACCCGCCGAAGCAAGGAAGCCTGTTCTAG